One window from the genome of Leptospira broomii serovar Hurstbridge str. 5399 encodes:
- the purQ gene encoding phosphoribosylformylglycinamidine synthase subunit PurQ: MKAAVVTFPGSNCDNDIVTVLKTFYSAKVDKIWHKDQFSEKYEIVILPGGFSYGDYLRSGAMAPFSPVMQSVKEHISRGGKLFGICNGFQILAEAGYLPGALIRNRNLKYVCKTVGLKKASSANKITGKLPENQVLRVPIAHGDGCYFASEEVRKQLKEEGRILFLYAGENPNGSLDDIAGICSADFKIAGMMPHPERAMNEVTGEMDGKVVLDLILNS, from the coding sequence ATGAAAGCTGCGGTCGTAACGTTCCCGGGATCGAACTGCGATAATGATATCGTTACAGTGCTTAAAACTTTCTATTCGGCAAAGGTAGATAAAATTTGGCACAAGGATCAGTTTTCGGAGAAATACGAAATCGTAATTCTCCCCGGCGGATTTTCCTACGGCGATTATCTTCGCTCCGGTGCGATGGCGCCTTTTTCTCCGGTTATGCAATCCGTTAAAGAGCATATTTCGCGTGGAGGAAAACTATTCGGAATTTGTAATGGGTTTCAAATTTTAGCCGAAGCGGGCTATTTGCCGGGAGCTTTGATCCGCAATCGAAATCTAAAATACGTTTGCAAGACCGTCGGTCTAAAAAAGGCTTCCAGCGCGAATAAGATCACCGGTAAACTTCCGGAAAATCAGGTACTGAGAGTTCCGATCGCTCACGGTGACGGTTGTTATTTTGCCTCGGAAGAAGTACGTAAACAATTGAAGGAAGAGGGCCGGATTCTTTTCCTGTATGCCGGCGAAAATCCGAACGGCAGTTTAGACGATATCGCGGGAATTTGTTCGGCCGACTTTAAAATCGCCGGTATGATGCCACACCCCGAACGGGCAATGAACGAGGTAACGGGAGAAATGGACGGCAAAGTCGTTCTAGATTTAATTTTGAATTCAT
- the purS gene encoding phosphoribosylformylglycinamidine synthase subunit PurS: MFIARINVTLKESVLDPQGSTVKTTLTELGEKSVQDVRVGKYIEVKLDSPDIETAKKTVERLCEKLLVNHVIETYRSEIIPA, encoded by the coding sequence ATGTTTATCGCAAGAATTAACGTAACTTTAAAAGAATCCGTTCTGGACCCGCAAGGTAGTACAGTAAAAACGACTCTTACGGAACTGGGAGAAAAATCGGTACAAGACGTTCGTGTAGGGAAGTACATCGAAGTCAAACTCGATTCTCCCGATATTGAAACGGCCAAGAAAACGGTAGAGAGACTTTGCGAGAAATTGTTGGTCAATCACGTCATCGAAACCTACCGCTCCGAGATTATTCCTGCATGA
- a CDS encoding phosphoribosylaminoimidazolesuccinocarboxamide synthase, with protein sequence MTVLPKPSYTGKVRDVFDLGSELILLSTDRVSAFDVVFRQTVPDKGKVLNRISAEWFRFFKDVPNHIITTDVSRFPAPFRDFPEELDGRSVLVKKCKRIDFECVVRGYLSGSGWKEYKQDGTLAFKELPSGLSESEKLSEPAFTPAIKNDRGHDENISEKRMEDEIGTELFNILKEKSISIYSRAAELVGKAGILLCDTKFEFGILDGQVILIDEILTPDSSRYWSVETYKTGTTPPSMDKQILRNYLEKSGWNKQPPPPDLPGSLILELTAAYKELQDRLLQCLSQELT encoded by the coding sequence ATGACGGTACTTCCAAAGCCCAGCTATACGGGCAAGGTGAGAGACGTATTCGATCTGGGAAGCGAACTCATATTACTTTCCACCGATAGGGTCTCCGCCTTCGATGTGGTATTTCGGCAGACGGTTCCGGACAAGGGAAAAGTTTTAAATAGAATTTCCGCTGAATGGTTTCGTTTTTTTAAGGATGTTCCGAATCATATCATCACGACGGACGTTTCTCGATTCCCCGCTCCATTTCGGGACTTTCCGGAGGAATTGGACGGTCGCTCGGTTCTCGTGAAGAAATGTAAGCGAATCGATTTCGAATGCGTAGTTCGAGGCTATCTTTCCGGCTCCGGATGGAAGGAATATAAGCAGGACGGAACTCTCGCCTTCAAGGAGCTACCTTCCGGTTTATCGGAATCGGAGAAACTTTCCGAACCTGCCTTTACTCCCGCTATTAAAAATGACAGAGGACACGACGAAAACATTTCCGAAAAAAGAATGGAAGACGAGATAGGAACGGAGCTCTTCAATATTCTTAAGGAAAAATCGATTTCCATCTACAGCCGTGCCGCTGAACTGGTTGGTAAGGCGGGGATTCTGCTCTGCGACACTAAATTTGAATTCGGGATTCTGGACGGCCAAGTCATTCTGATCGATGAAATTCTGACTCCCGATTCGTCGCGGTATTGGTCGGTAGAAACCTATAAGACAGGGACTACGCCTCCAAGTATGGACAAGCAGATCCTTCGAAATTATTTGGAAAAGTCCGGCTGGAACAAACAGCCTCCTCCGCCAGATTTGCCCGGAAGTTTGATTTTAGAACTTACCGCAGCTTATAAGGAATTACAGGACCGGTTACTGCAATGTTTATCGCAAGAATTAACGTAA
- a CDS encoding PP2C family protein-serine/threonine phosphatase — MSTATNTESVLKYSEYAVLAVDDSDINLKLLVHTLKPLGFQVFTAINTEEARAILATNHVDILLLDVSMPGQDGFSFCKELREIDRFKLLPILFITAYNRELGFDEAITHGGDDFLHKPFQPKELVAKIRAFIRIKNLQDELMQQKKKYEKELVMARRVQQELVPEKSLVWNGIRVNSIFHPLMQIGGDFIDAWVEDEKLHLFIADCSGHGPSAALLSAMVKMQVSNLGKIPSLEDKVANLRAQLEKILPEDFSVTFFYGILNKDRVFEYANGGHPPPLLYKKGQVEELPGMGPLIIPIDLGTDDEFREITIEPGFSLLLYTDGATEITDKDYNILGEENLRKIFQEAVESGQDILTLCLDKILAHSNNFTHDDDIALMVLQG; from the coding sequence ATGTCAACGGCAACAAATACAGAAAGCGTGCTGAAATATTCCGAGTACGCCGTTCTTGCGGTCGATGACTCGGACATTAATTTGAAACTTCTCGTTCATACCCTGAAGCCTCTTGGATTTCAAGTATTCACCGCAATTAATACCGAGGAAGCTCGGGCGATTTTAGCAACGAACCATGTGGATATTTTACTTCTAGACGTGAGCATGCCCGGGCAAGACGGATTTTCCTTTTGCAAAGAATTACGGGAAATTGATCGCTTTAAACTTCTACCTATCCTATTCATCACCGCTTATAATCGCGAATTAGGCTTTGACGAAGCCATCACTCATGGGGGGGACGATTTTCTCCACAAACCGTTTCAGCCCAAGGAACTCGTGGCGAAAATTCGGGCATTCATTCGAATCAAGAATCTTCAAGACGAGCTAATGCAGCAAAAGAAGAAGTATGAAAAGGAACTCGTAATGGCTCGGCGGGTTCAGCAGGAACTTGTTCCCGAAAAGTCGTTGGTATGGAACGGAATTCGAGTTAATTCCATCTTTCATCCTTTGATGCAAATCGGAGGAGATTTTATAGATGCATGGGTCGAAGACGAAAAGCTTCACCTCTTCATCGCGGATTGTTCCGGACACGGACCTTCCGCAGCATTGCTATCCGCAATGGTAAAGATGCAGGTTTCCAATTTGGGAAAAATACCTAGCCTCGAAGATAAGGTCGCGAACTTACGGGCGCAATTGGAAAAGATTTTGCCCGAAGATTTTTCCGTTACGTTCTTTTATGGAATTCTAAATAAGGATCGGGTATTCGAATATGCGAATGGGGGACATCCTCCTCCATTACTTTATAAGAAAGGTCAGGTGGAGGAATTGCCCGGCATGGGGCCTTTGATCATTCCGATCGATCTTGGTACGGACGATGAATTTAGAGAGATCACGATTGAGCCGGGTTTTTCGCTTCTCTTATATACTGACGGCGCGACTGAAATTACCGATAAAGATTATAATATTCTAGGAGAAGAGAATCTGAGAAAGATTTTTCAAGAAGCGGTAGAGTCCGGTCAAGATATTCTAACTCTTTGTTTGGACAAGATTCTCGCTCATTCAAATAATTTCACTCACGACGACGACATCGCGCTGATGGTACTACAAGGATGA
- the ccsA gene encoding cytochrome c biogenesis protein CcsA has product MTVRLSNAIWDWILGLVFFAFFPFSVILGLYYPAVILDQGVSHRIFYFHVPVAWVALYGPVISSFCAVVYLWKKEQIWDTLSVSANKISLLFAVGVLFSGPIWAYSAWGTPWDFTDARLQSFFVLVLSLVAYFLLRGLVLDSSKKYVFSSFLSLICTANAIMTWGAIRWVENPGNHPESVLGKGGMDPDMRAAFWAGVLGYHLLFLVLYRLVYRLDKSFAIREELPLDEE; this is encoded by the coding sequence ATGACTGTTCGTCTCTCAAATGCGATCTGGGATTGGATTCTTGGCCTCGTATTTTTTGCATTCTTTCCTTTTTCGGTAATTTTGGGTCTTTATTATCCTGCGGTGATTTTGGATCAGGGAGTTTCCCATCGGATTTTTTATTTTCATGTCCCTGTCGCTTGGGTTGCACTCTATGGACCCGTCATTTCCTCTTTTTGTGCGGTCGTCTATTTATGGAAAAAAGAGCAAATCTGGGATACCCTTTCGGTTTCGGCTAATAAGATCTCCTTATTGTTCGCTGTAGGGGTTCTTTTTTCGGGACCGATTTGGGCCTATAGCGCTTGGGGAACTCCTTGGGATTTTACGGATGCTCGGTTACAATCCTTCTTTGTTCTAGTTTTAAGCCTAGTTGCATATTTCCTCTTGAGAGGACTCGTTTTGGATTCTTCTAAAAAGTACGTTTTTTCCTCTTTCTTGAGTTTAATCTGTACTGCGAACGCAATTATGACCTGGGGCGCTATTCGTTGGGTAGAAAATCCAGGTAATCATCCGGAATCCGTGCTCGGCAAAGGGGGAATGGATCCGGATATGAGGGCGGCATTTTGGGCGGGAGTGCTCGGATATCACCTTCTTTTTCTCGTATTGTATCGACTTGTTTATAGACTGGATAAATCTTTTGCAATCAGAGAGGAGCTCCCTCTCGACGAGGAATAA
- a CDS encoding heme exporter protein CcmB: MKVFFSLAKKELRLMGRASNGLLSLVVLVSAIVFLFHFALERNGKMDRITLIGLKWAVLFVASFVLVGQFTWEEREGGGGTASRLFLSPWILFLSKSFLVFIALSSTGIYLLGLFALFFSAFPLDLAEFGNQLIFFLPGILSLSFLGVGLSHISLSSRLKEILLPLLLVPFSIPIFLYGMEAERKLASQPLSTLIGSLGLLLAFSVFYASMGALLVEMTSDDE, from the coding sequence ATGAAAGTTTTCTTTTCTTTGGCAAAGAAGGAACTCCGCCTTATGGGGAGAGCGAGTAACGGACTTCTTTCCTTAGTCGTGCTGGTTTCCGCCATCGTTTTCCTATTTCATTTTGCATTGGAGCGAAACGGGAAAATGGATCGGATCACTTTAATCGGTTTAAAGTGGGCAGTGCTATTCGTCGCATCATTCGTACTCGTAGGACAGTTTACTTGGGAGGAAAGAGAAGGGGGGGGAGGAACCGCCAGCAGATTGTTTCTATCTCCATGGATCCTTTTTCTTTCCAAATCGTTTTTGGTTTTTATCGCGCTTTCTAGTACGGGAATTTACCTCCTTGGATTGTTCGCACTTTTCTTTTCCGCATTTCCTTTGGATCTTGCCGAATTCGGAAACCAATTGATATTTTTTTTGCCGGGAATTCTCTCTCTCTCGTTCTTAGGAGTCGGGCTCTCTCATATTAGTCTTTCCTCACGATTGAAAGAAATTCTATTGCCCTTATTGCTCGTGCCGTTTTCGATTCCGATTTTTTTGTACGGCATGGAAGCGGAACGAAAACTTGCCAGTCAACCGCTTTCGACACTGATAGGGTCGCTTGGATTGCTTTTGGCTTTTTCAGTATTTTACGCGTCCATGGGTGCGTTACTTGTCGAAATGACTTCGGACGACGAGTAA
- a CDS encoding ABC transporter ATP-binding protein — protein MKNVSFSVFPGEALLVRGRNGAGKTTLLRSVLHYGKFGSNFRFQSQVHPKISYLGHELGLYTTLSLEENLEYFRGISGTFRDSSEIETWLKEFRLWNRRKDPISSYSRGMKQKAAVIRTLAPISDLYLLDEPLTALDGEGAIAAKTLLESVCKESAMLLVTHDPSFILRVPTRILELGEPNK, from the coding sequence TTGAAGAACGTATCCTTCTCGGTTTTTCCGGGAGAAGCTCTTCTTGTAAGAGGAAGAAACGGAGCCGGAAAAACGACGCTTTTACGCTCGGTTCTTCATTACGGAAAATTCGGTTCGAATTTCCGATTTCAATCGCAAGTTCATCCGAAGATTTCCTATCTAGGCCATGAATTGGGTTTATATACTACGCTTAGTTTGGAAGAAAATTTGGAATATTTTAGAGGAATCTCCGGAACGTTTCGGGATTCATCCGAGATAGAAACTTGGTTGAAGGAGTTTCGCTTGTGGAATCGGAGAAAAGATCCCATTTCTTCTTATTCGCGCGGAATGAAGCAGAAAGCTGCCGTTATTCGAACATTGGCTCCGATTTCCGACTTATATTTGTTAGACGAACCTCTTACCGCTTTGGACGGAGAGGGTGCGATAGCCGCAAAAACGCTTTTAGAATCCGTTTGCAAAGAATCGGCCATGCTACTAGTGACTCACGATCCGTCGTTTATTTTACGAGTTCCCACGAGAATTCTCGAATTAGGGGAGCCTAATAAATGA